From Triticum aestivum cultivar Chinese Spring chromosome 4A, IWGSC CS RefSeq v2.1, whole genome shotgun sequence, a single genomic window includes:
- the LOC123081584 gene encoding uncharacterized protein, producing MNSPPPQRSRHTLVDDAIREILLRIPPDDPASLVRASAVCTTWLETISDPAFFRDYRAFHGASPVLGYLHNKSYESHGVARFDPTGAFCPPVRDRRNWHAADSRHGRVLFYTPREKHADFTVWDPITDRRWGLLTDPKLSEIIETAEDQQEEITWMAAVLCAQDGCDHLGCYDGPFLVAFAGSNELERTTFASFYSSEAAEWSKMISIENPNATSAMEETGHTAVVGNKVYFPRKWSGRIVMYDVGEQELSAINLQDQPCGKLMGEEDGALVFASMGGSKLYVRLMEDGPNGVVARGQRRVVELQTSLPPSALSSTYWMVRKTFVSGGPSVVGFASGAGVIFLNTEAGLFTVEVSSGQTKKVHRKMFVQTVIPYVSFYSREHVRILMPLQSKRGRGDHSHELDTVLHDHAGDRMPLP from the exons ATGAATTCGCCGCCGCCGCAACGCAGCCGCCACACGCTGGTCGACGACGCCATCCGCGAGATTTTGCTCCGCATCCCGCCGGATGACCCGGCGAGCCTCGTCCGCGCCTCCGCCGTCTGCACCACCTGGctcgaaaccatctcagaccccgCCTTCTTCCGCGACTACCGCGCTTTCCACGGGGCGTCCCCCGTGTTGGGCTACCTCCACAACAAATCCTACGAAAGCCATGGCGTCGCCCGATTCGACCCTACCGGAGCCTTCTGCCCGCCGGTTCGCGACCGCCGCAACTGGCACGCGGCCGACTCCCGCCATGGCCGCGTCCTCTTCTACACACCCAGAGAGAAGCACGCAGATTTCACCGTCTGGGACCCCATCACGGACCGCCGGTGGGGGCTTCTCACCGACCCCAAGCTGTCGGAGATAATTGAGACTGCAGAGGACCAGCAGGAGGAGATAACCTGGATGGCGGCGGTGCTCTGCGCCCAGGATGGCTGCGACCACCTGGGCTGCTACGACGGTCCCTTCCTCGTGGCTTTCGCGGGCTCCAATGAGTTAGAGAGGACCACGTTCGCCTCCTTCTACTCATCTGAGGCTGCCGAGTGGAGCAAAATGATCTCCATTGAGAACCCGAATGCCACCAGTGCCATGGAGGAGACAGGGCACACTGCAGTTGTGGGAAACAAAGTCTATTTCCCCCGTAAGTGGAGCGGAAGAATAGTGATGTATGACGTGGGCGAGCAAGAACTTTCGGCGATCAATTTGCAGGACCAGCCATGCGGTAAACTCATGGGGGAGGAGGACGGTGCGCTGGTGTTTGCGAGCATGGGGGGTTCTAAACTCTATGTGCGGTTAATGGAGGATGGTCCCAATGGAGTTGTGGCGAGGGGGCAACGCAGGGTCGTCGAGCTTCAAACATCGCTCCCTCCTAGTGCCCTCTCGAGCACATACTGGATGGTACGCAAAACCTTCGTGAGTGGTGGACCATCGGTGGTTGGTTTTGCGAGCGGTGCTGGTGTCATCTTCCTAAATACAGAAGCTGGCCTGTTCACAGTTGAGGTCTCTTCTGGCCAAACAAAGAAGGTACACAGAAAGATGTTCGTCCAGACAGTCATACCCTATGTGAGCTTCTACAGCCGAG AACATGTCAGGATCTTAATGCCACTGCAATCAAAACGTGGTCGCGGCGACCATTCACATGAATTGGACACCGTTTTGCATG ATCACGCTGGGGACAGAATGCCACTGCCATGA